Genomic window (Streptomyces sp. NBC_00078):
CCCCGAGTACGCGGAGGGACTGTTCGGGCTGCGCGCCGGCACGACCACCGCTCTGGAGGAGCTGGCGGGGGAGCTGCTGACCTGCGCTCAAGGGGTGGCGCGGGCGACGGGGACGACGGTGACGTTCGGGCGCGTCTCCCCGTCCTACGAGCACTTCCGCGACAGCGGGGTGCTGTCGGGACGGTTCGCCCGGCACCTCGCACGCACAGGTATCGGCGTGACGCCTCCCCAGCCCGGCGTCTACCTGGGCTCCTCCGACATCGGCAACGTCAGCGGCCGCGTGCCCGCCATCCACCCCTTCGTCGCGATCATGGATCCGGACGGTTCCGACCACACCCCGGAGTTCGCCGCCGCGGCGTCCTCCGACCGCGGCCGCCGCGCGATGCTGGCGGCGACGGAGGCGCTCGCCTGCACGGCGGTCGAGCTGCTGATGTCCGCGGAACTTCGAGAGCAGGCGTGGCACGAGCACGAGCACGGGCGCAGTGCCGTGGTCGCGGCCGCGCGATGACGCCCGGAACGCACACCTTCGCGCCGCCGCCAGCCACGCGCGATGCCTGCGCCGTCATCCGACGACGGCGACGGCGAATCGCCGGACGGTGTCCGACGGCGGCCGGCTGTCGCGGTGACGGGTCCACACGCAGCGTGTGGACCCGTCACGGGAAGCGGTGGTCAGGTGTCAGGCGCGGGGCCGTTCGAAGGTGAGCAGCAAGCCCTCGACCGAACCGGGCCCTATGCGGCCCTTGACGTCGGCGGAGGTGATCGCCTTGAGGCCCCAGCCGTCCTCGGCGTGCTTGTTGAGGACCTTCTCCAGCTTGTCGCTGTCCAGAGCGTCACCGATCAGCGACTCCCTGAAGGTGACGACCTTGTACTCGTAGGTGTAGGCGTGGCTCATGGCTGCGGCGTCCTCCTGTGTATCGGCTGCGTGGCTGGAGCCAGCCAATCATGTGCAGGGGAACGTTCAGCGACCGGACGCCGACCCACCCCGGCGTGATCTTCTCCGGCGCGGGCAGCACGGGAGTGCCGGCAGGGGGCGCGTACTCCTGAGACCGTCAGACGTCCGGGCCGATGGGCTGCTCGTGGTTGTCGGTGGCGGTCTCGGCGGACGGCCACCGTGCCAACGAGATCATCCCCATCACGCGGTGGATCAAGTAGAAGGCGAGGGGCAGTTCACCGAACACCGCGAGCGCAGCCGACGGCCAGACCTCCGAGGTGCCGAAGGAGAGCGAGACGTCGAACCACGCATCGCAGACCAGCAGCACCGCTGTCGCCAGTGCCGACACCATCACGGCACGGTGCCGCAGCCAGCCGAGTATCGCGGTGGACGCCATCGCGACCAACAGCAGAACGTCGAATCCCACCCAGACCGCGCGCCAGTGGTGGACCCTGTACCCGGACGGCAACGTCAGCGCCAGCAGGACGGTCCACGGGACGAGCGCGATGGAGCAGACGGTCAGCAGTTCCAGGGTGTGCCGCCGGTGCCGGCGTACGCCCTCGAGCAGCTCGGCAGTCGCCGTCGGTACAGCAGCCCCTTCGCGGTCGCCGGTCTGCGTGTCGCTCACGTCGCCTGCTCCGTTCTCGTCTGTTCTCGGGCGGCCGGGCGTCCGGAAGTGTTGCAGCAACACAACCAGGCTAATGCCCGGGCCGGACGTGTCGTTCGGGGGTCCCGGCTGACCTGCCGTTCCGCGGCGAGCGATCATGTCCGCCATCGCGTTAGACCATGCCGTTCACCAGCTTGTTCGGGGTGCGGCCTCGGCCCTGGGCGCCGATGTCATCGTGGCCCAGGGCGTGGAAGCCGGGGCCAGGATGCCCGGAAGGGCGGTCCACGCTGCCGTTCGTGCCCCTGGTGGTGGACCTCGTGGGACCGGTGCCCGTGCGGGAGACCGGTGGGATCGCCGGCAGGCGCGGGGCGGCTGCGGCCCTGGGGCGGGCGCCGCCGACGCCCCGAGGCGCCCGATGGCCGACGAGATGCACGGCGCGCACCCTGGGCCACCCCTACCTGGTCTCCCACCGCGTCCGGTGTGGGTCGGTGAGGCCGTCGACCTCATCGACGACGCGCCGTCCGCCGCCGACGTCGTCGGGACTCTCGCCGAACAGGACGAGGAAGCACTGGCCTCGGCGGGCAGGCACTAGCCCTGTACTTCGCGGGTCGCCGTTTCAGGTCATTGGCCAGCGGGTTTGAGTGACTTCGATGCCGAGGAGGTCGAGGAGGTGGAGTTGGACTCCTCGGGTGATCTGGACGGTGGGTGGATCGGTGACGTTGCCGATCCGCAGGGCGAGTTCGCTCAGGTGGTAGAGGATCATGCGGCCGGTGGGCCGCACCCGGCGGTTGTCCGGGTAGAGGCCGACCATCGTCTGCTCGGGGCCCAGGGCTTGTCTGACCTGGCGCTCGATCAGGCTGAAGACCAGCAGGGCCAGGCAGATGACCTGGATCAGGGCGGCGACGCGGTGGTTGTGCTGCACGAACAGCGGGGTGACCGCCAGGGGGCCCTTGAAGTCCGCGTAACGGCGCTCGACCGATCCCTGGCCCTTGTACTGGATCAGGACCTGGCCCGGGTCGGCCTGCTCGGGGGTCAGCGCCGTCAGCAGCGCGTACCAGCCGTCGGCTGCCGCCTCGTCGTCCAGGACCTGATGGTCGAAGTGCCAGGCCAGGGTGGGCCTGCCGTTGTCGTCTTCGCCGATCTCGGTGCGCAGGCAGGAGGCAACCCGCCGGGTCTTGGCGATCACGCCGATACGGGCCGCGATCTTCTCGGCGGTGTTGTAGTACCTGCCGCCGGCTCCGTGCTGGACCTTGTCCAGGTCCTCGGCCGCGCGGGTGAGGCGTTTGGTGCGGGCGGCCTGCTGGCCCGCAGCGTTGCCGGTGGAGTGGACCAGGATTCGGCGAACGCTCAGGACCGGGTCGCGCCTGCGCGGACCGTTCAGGGTGTGAACGTCCTCCAGTACCCGGTAGACCTCGCGCTGGGCGGGGTCCTTGCCCGCGTCGCGGTCGGGCACCCAGTCCACGACAGTGGCGGCCTCCAGGTCCAAGGCGGCATAGAAACCGTCCTTGACCTGAGCCGCCGGGACCGGGGCGATGAATGCCGTCCTGGCTGCCAGCAGTGCGGCGACGTTCGGGTAGGAAACCAGCTTGGAATCGGCGACCAGCAGGAACTCCCGTTCGCCGGCCAGCTTCTGCAGATCCTTCATCGCCCCGACGACCTGGGACACCTCGGCCGCGCCCCCGCCGAAGACCCGGGCGTGGACCGGGATGCCGCCGTCACCGGTGACCGCGAGCCCGGCCTGGACCTGCTTCAGGTCCACCCGGCGGTCCTTGGGATGCCCGTGCTTGATCACCGGGAACGCGTCGTCCTGATCTTCCAGCGGGTAGGCCCCGTGGACGGACATGGACGTCATGTCCCAGTGCAACCGCGACACGTCGATGCCGAACTCGGTGATCGCCCGCGCGCCGACCGTGCCCGCGAGTTGCTCCAGCTTCGGGGCGATCGCATCCAGTGCCCGCGCGAGGCGGTCGTCGTTGAGCAAGCCCGCCTCGATGCCCAGGACCTCCTCCACCGCCCAGGTCCGGGCCCAGTCGCCGACCCGGAACAGCGGTATCGGCGAGGTCAGCCGGTTCGCGACCAGCGCCTCGATGACCTGCCCGTGCGTCAGGTGCGCGCTCGGCGCGGACGGGCACAACCCGTCGACGATCCCCGCCACGTCCAGCCGGCGCAGAAACTCGGCAGCGACAGGCAGAGCGCCCAGACGCTTCTCCACCACAGACGTCACCACGCACTCAAGGCGCTGACGCTGGGACCGAGGCCGCGGGGACCGGGAAATCATCGACACACCCGGCTAACGCCCACAGCCCCGACCCGGATACGACCGAACCCTCTACTCCAACCGATTCAACGACCCGCGAAGTACGGGACTAGCCGATACGACTCGCCCGCCGCCCGCCGCCGCCCGCCGCCGCCCGGCCCTCTCGACCGGAGACGCCAGAAAGCCCCGTGTTCCGCACATCGTCTCAGACGTGCAGAACACGGGACCTGGAGTGCCGCTCGATCCTCGTCGATGAGACGGCGACGTGGGCGCCGGACGGGCGGACCGAGGCAGGGGGCGGGCGCCCCGACGGGCGTCGCCGCTCCCGGCCGCAGGCCTCGAAGTCCGCTGGAACTGCCGCCGGTTGTCTGCCGACGGTTGTCCGCGCCCGGTCGGTTATCCGTGGCAGATGAGCACGATGAGGCCGTCGCAGTCGTCGCCGTCGTCGTCGTAGCCGCCGTAACCACCGTGGCCGCGATGTTCCTCCTGGCCGTGGCCACGGGACGGGGCGGACGAGGAAGCCTTCTCCCTGGCGTCGTCGTGCGGGGCGGGCGCCGCGGCCACGGCGGATCCGGCGGCTCCCACGAGCGCCGCACAGGCGATGCCCAGGGCGGCACCCACCGCGAGTATTCGCGGAATCCGGGTGCTGGTCCGCTCGGCGTGATCGGGCGTGCTCGGGTGGTTGCTCAGTGGTGTGTTCATGCAGTCACCCTCTACGGCCGCCCGGCCGATTTCGCGCCGAGCGCAGCCGATTGGGTGAGCTACGAGGAACGGTGTGCGCGAAAGGGTGTGCGCGGAGGCGGCTGCGACCGTGCCCGTGCCCAGGCCTTGGTGACAGCCGACCCGTCTTCCTGGCTTGCCCAACTCCCGTTCCTGGTAGGGGAGTTCGGTGGCCGGGAATGGCTGGAGTGCCAGGAGTCGAACGCGGCTTCGGCGCCGCTCACCGGGCAGGGTGCCCTCGGTCGCTCACAGGGTGACGGTCTTGTACTCGACGTACTGGGAAAGCCCGACCGTGCCGTACTCGCGGCCGATGCCGCCGGCCTTGTAGCCGCCGAACGGGCCGTCGAAGGCGATGGACGCGCCGTTGACGGTGACCGTGCCGGTCCGCAGGCGGCGCGCGATGTCGAGGGCGTGGGCCGGGTGGGCGGACCACACGCCGCCCGGGAGGCCGTACTCGGATGCGTTGGCGATCCGTACGGCGTCGTCCTCGTCGTCGTAGGCGATGACGACGAGGACGTGGCCCGTGGAACTCACCAGGCTGCGGTCCCACGAGGCGATCCGTGAACGGCGTGACGCGTTGATCCGGGAAGTCGACGCTTTTCTGAACCGTGCCGCGGACGAGGGGTTGTTCTGCGCCGATATCCCGGCGGGGTGGCCGGGTGCTCTGCTGCCGCAGCTGATGCAGCTGGCTTCACAGGAGTTGCCCGATCTCACCGCCGCGCAGGCCGCGGACGTGGTTGTCGACACCTTCCTGCGAGGGCTCGGCGCGCGCTGACGCCCAAGGGGAGGGGTGCGGTGCGCGACAGGTCCCGCGCCACACCCGGAGAGCCCAGACTTCCGCGCCCGCGTGCGGCACCTGGCCCAGGAGTACGCGGCCGACCGGCGGGACCGCGTTCCCGGCCGGCCGCGCCCGACTCTTCGCCCTGGACCCGCGATCCCCCTGGCCGGTCCTGCCATCCGGCATCAGCCCCGATGCACCGCGGGCCGCCCAGGCCTGAATGCCCCTACGGGTAGGGCAGAAAGGAGGCCGGGCCGGCCCTGTGCCGTGGCTTTCAGCCGAACGCTTCGCTGAGCTGGTTCCGCTCAGCCGCTGTGGGAGACGGTCAGTCCGTAGAAGGCCACGCGGGCACCGTTCGTGGTGCTGTCGGAGGACGACTGGTTGTAGGAACCGGCCTTGAAGTACTGCTTGTAGGAGAAGAAGGACGACGGGATGGGGTAGTGGGTGGTGCTGCCGTTGACCGTCAGGTCGATGGTGTCGCCGCCCGAGACGGCGATGGTGTACGTCCACGTCTTGCCCACGGAGACATGGCCGACGGTGTGCGGTGTCTGGCCGCCGGACGGGGAGTTCTCGGTGCCGAGGACGATGTCGCCGCTCGCACGGTAGTAGAGCTCCAGCAGCGGTTTGGTGGAGGAGCCGCCGGTGCCGAGGTGGATCTGGCCGACGCACACGTTCTTCGTCACCGACACGAC
Coding sequences:
- a CDS encoding IS1634 family transposase, with amino-acid sequence MVEKRLGALPVAAEFLRRLDVAGIVDGLCPSAPSAHLTHGQVIEALVANRLTSPIPLFRVGDWARTWAVEEVLGIEAGLLNDDRLARALDAIAPKLEQLAGTVGARAITEFGIDVSRLHWDMTSMSVHGAYPLEDQDDAFPVIKHGHPKDRRVDLKQVQAGLAVTGDGGIPVHARVFGGGAAEVSQVVGAMKDLQKLAGEREFLLVADSKLVSYPNVAALLAARTAFIAPVPAAQVKDGFYAALDLEAATVVDWVPDRDAGKDPAQREVYRVLEDVHTLNGPRRRDPVLSVRRILVHSTGNAAGQQAARTKRLTRAAEDLDKVQHGAGGRYYNTAEKIAARIGVIAKTRRVASCLRTEIGEDDNGRPTLAWHFDHQVLDDEAAADGWYALLTALTPEQADPGQVLIQYKGQGSVERRYADFKGPLAVTPLFVQHNHRVAALIQVICLALLVFSLIERQVRQALGPEQTMVGLYPDNRRVRPTGRMILYHLSELALRIGNVTDPPTVQITRGVQLHLLDLLGIEVTQTRWPMT
- a CDS encoding DUF4177 domain-containing protein; translation: MSHAYTYEYKVVTFRESLIGDALDSDKLEKVLNKHAEDGWGLKAITSADVKGRIGPGSVEGLLLTFERPRA
- a CDS encoding polysaccharide lyase family 7 protein, with product MTRLVTGNATAADPGKAPGGTFDLSVWQLQEPVGSPGSPTTISSSRLQGASGYQDAYFYTDKRDGAMTFWAPEKGVTTPNSNYARSELREMNRSGSAADWPLGGSHKLNATLRVVSVTKNVCVGQIHLGTGGSSTKPLLELYYRASGDIVLGTENSPSGGQTPHTVGHVSVGKTWTYTIAVSGGDTIDLTVNGSTTHYPIPSSFFSYKQYFKAGSYNQSSSDSTTNGARVAFYGLTVSHSG